The Paenibacillus sp. MBLB1832 genome has a window encoding:
- a CDS encoding S-layer homology domain-containing protein gives MKAAVSTALLATLLAAGASAADAGVQHKAEADSLNKLQLFQGTDRGYELDQTLTRAQGATMLLRLFGWETAAANAQGLSSPFTDVPATHWAAKSIGFAYSKSLVHGVTNDLYAPDANITGAQFLALTLRALGYAEAEPQQASDLAATSGLLSASDAQGIAQGAVFRRDEMVAVAYRAIQTKLKGSTRTLLQKLVEDDKAVSVESAVASGLYKKPSSDPMDQIEAAIRDALK, from the coding sequence ATGAAAGCCGCGGTTAGCACTGCGCTGCTAGCTACGCTGCTTGCCGCAGGGGCTTCGGCTGCTGACGCGGGCGTACAGCACAAGGCGGAAGCTGACAGCTTGAATAAGCTCCAGCTGTTTCAAGGCACGGATCGCGGCTATGAGCTGGACCAGACGCTGACACGGGCGCAAGGCGCCACGATGCTGCTGCGTCTGTTCGGCTGGGAGACCGCCGCCGCGAACGCGCAGGGGCTGAGCTCGCCGTTCACGGACGTGCCGGCGACGCACTGGGCCGCGAAGTCCATCGGCTTCGCGTACAGCAAGTCGTTGGTGCACGGCGTCACCAACGATCTTTATGCGCCCGATGCGAACATCACGGGCGCGCAGTTCTTGGCGCTGACGCTGCGCGCGCTCGGCTATGCCGAGGCAGAGCCGCAGCAGGCCAGCGACCTTGCGGCGACAAGCGGGCTGCTCAGCGCGAGCGACGCGCAGGGGATCGCGCAGGGCGCGGTGTTTCGCCGCGACGAGATGGTCGCGGTAGCGTATCGCGCCATCCAGACCAAGCTCAAGGGCAGCACACGCACGCTGCTGCAGAAGCTGGTCGAGGATGACAAGGCCGTGAGCGTCGAGTCCGCTGTCGCAAGCGGGCTCTACAAGAAGCCGAGCAGCGATCCGATGGATCAGATCGAGGCCGCGATTCGCGATGCACTGAAATAA
- a CDS encoding pseudouridine-5'-phosphate glycosidase — protein sequence MQPTSYLTFTDEVKDALANHKPVVALETTIISHGMPYPQNIEMAKKVEQIIRDNGAVPATIGIMDGKIKIGLNEGELEAFATNSHVEKVSRRDFPYILSSGKIGATTVSATMIGAALAGIEVFATGGIGGVHREGETSMDVSADLTELAQTNVAVVCAGVKSILDIGRTLEYLETHGVPVVGYKTSEFPSFYARESGYGVDFRLDEAADVAAMLRTKWELGLSGGAVIANPVPAESAMDHQEIEGVIQQALAEAKEQNVTGKKVTPFLLARIKQLTEGRSLETNIALVYHNAQTAARIAVALKK from the coding sequence ATGCAACCTACCTCATACTTAACATTTACCGACGAAGTGAAAGACGCGCTTGCGAATCATAAACCCGTTGTTGCATTAGAAACGACAATTATCTCTCACGGCATGCCGTACCCGCAGAATATCGAAATGGCCAAAAAGGTCGAGCAAATTATCCGCGATAATGGCGCGGTGCCAGCAACCATCGGCATCATGGATGGCAAAATCAAGATCGGTCTGAACGAGGGGGAGCTCGAAGCATTCGCTACGAACAGCCATGTTGAAAAGGTAAGCCGCCGCGACTTCCCCTACATCCTCTCCTCGGGCAAAATCGGGGCGACCACCGTATCCGCGACGATGATCGGCGCTGCCTTAGCGGGCATCGAAGTGTTCGCTACTGGCGGGATTGGCGGTGTCCATCGTGAAGGAGAAACGTCCATGGACGTTTCCGCGGACTTGACGGAGCTCGCCCAAACGAATGTCGCCGTTGTCTGCGCCGGCGTGAAATCGATCCTCGATATTGGACGTACGCTCGAGTATTTGGAAACCCACGGCGTGCCCGTAGTCGGCTATAAGACGAGCGAGTTCCCGTCCTTCTACGCCCGCGAAAGCGGCTACGGCGTAGACTTCCGCCTCGATGAGGCGGCTGACGTAGCAGCGATGCTCCGCACGAAGTGGGAGCTTGGCCTGAGCGGCGGCGCCGTCATCGCGAACCCGGTCCCAGCGGAATCCGCCATGGACCATCAGGAAATCGAAGGCGTCATCCAGCAAGCGCTGGCTGAGGCCAAAGAGCAGAACGTGACCGGCAAGAAGGTCACGCCATTCCTGCTAGCGCGCATCAAGCAGCTGACCGAGGGGCGCAGCCTCGAGACGAATATCGCGCTCGTTTATCACAACGCGCAAACCGCCGCAAGGATTGCGGTTGCGCTGAAGAAGTGA
- a CDS encoding ABC transporter ATP-binding protein, with the protein MSEGMSVTNLRLKYPGDDAPLIFQGVSLSIAPGEKVLLLGPSGCGKSTLLQVLSGIVPEMIELPLRADEIRRPSRWGYVFQDPDTQFCMPYVDEEIAFVLENQEVPRAEMPARIRHYLDLVGLHLSEVHTLISALSQGMKQRLAIASVLALEPEVLFLDEPTALLDEEGTTQVWDTIRAVSQDRTLVVVEHKISGLMDLLDRVIIFTPEGQILADGSPRVVFAAYKDQIREYGIWYPGVWEDYERERHIQPPTQLSHQTQPLMSLQDFVGLRGGQIKTFVDNLQVYPGDWITVVGANGAGKSSLLLAIMRLIPTRGSCVIAGVVGNKVRQLAEQIGFVFQNPEFQFVTNSVEEELTYGLPSGQPREEQRAAVEQLLHEYDLLAVRGQHPFQLSMGQKRRLSVATAMVRGPRILLLDEPTFGLDAQGTMRMLEGLERLRASGTVIVMVTHDHEIVQRWATRVWQVEAGRVTEVAPGAAAAAQDEEVTRSYATNLSLS; encoded by the coding sequence ATGAGTGAAGGAATGAGCGTGACCAATCTGCGGTTAAAATATCCCGGTGATGACGCCCCCCTGATCTTTCAGGGGGTTTCCTTATCCATAGCACCTGGTGAGAAGGTGCTGCTGCTCGGACCGAGCGGCTGCGGCAAATCCACTTTGCTGCAAGTGCTAAGCGGGATCGTGCCTGAGATGATCGAGCTGCCGCTTCGAGCAGATGAAATTCGTCGACCTAGTCGCTGGGGCTATGTGTTTCAAGACCCGGATACCCAGTTCTGCATGCCTTATGTGGATGAAGAGATCGCGTTCGTGTTGGAAAATCAGGAGGTTCCGCGAGCGGAGATGCCAGCGCGCATTCGGCATTATTTGGACCTCGTTGGACTCCATTTGTCCGAGGTGCATACGTTAATCAGCGCGTTGTCTCAAGGCATGAAACAGCGGTTGGCGATAGCCAGTGTACTGGCGCTTGAGCCTGAGGTGCTGTTTCTCGATGAGCCTACGGCGCTTCTAGATGAAGAGGGGACCACGCAAGTGTGGGACACAATTCGGGCGGTTAGCCAAGATCGCACACTTGTCGTTGTGGAGCATAAGATCAGCGGGCTCATGGACTTGCTAGATCGGGTGATCATCTTCACGCCAGAGGGGCAGATTTTGGCGGATGGTTCGCCGCGTGTGGTGTTTGCGGCGTACAAGGATCAAATTCGGGAGTATGGTATCTGGTATCCCGGGGTGTGGGAGGATTATGAGCGGGAGCGGCATATTCAACCGCCAACCCAACTGTCCCACCAAACGCAGCCCCTCATGTCCTTGCAGGACTTCGTGGGGCTCCGCGGCGGGCAGATCAAGACCTTTGTGGATAACTTGCAGGTGTATCCTGGCGACTGGATCACCGTTGTCGGGGCCAACGGCGCGGGCAAAAGCTCGCTCCTCCTTGCCATCATGCGCCTCATCCCGACCCGCGGAAGCTGTGTGATCGCGGGCGTGGTGGGCAACAAAGTCAGGCAGCTCGCCGAGCAGATTGGCTTCGTGTTTCAAAACCCGGAGTTCCAGTTCGTGACGAACTCCGTGGAAGAGGAGCTGACCTATGGCTTACCAAGTGGGCAGCCAAGGGAAGAGCAGCGTGCAGCAGTGGAACAGCTGCTGCACGAATACGACCTGCTGGCGGTGCGTGGGCAGCACCCGTTCCAGCTCTCGATGGGCCAGAAGCGCAGGCTGAGTGTGGCAACCGCGATGGTTCGCGGGCCACGCATCCTGCTGCTGGATGAGCCCACCTTCGGGCTCGATGCGCAAGGGACGATGCGCATGCTCGAAGGGCTGGAACGGCTGCGCGCCAGCGGCACAGTGATCGTGATGGTGACACACGATCATGAGATCGTCCAGCGCTGGGCGACGCGCGTCTGGCAGGTCGAGGCTGGGCGCGTGACGGAAGTCGCGCCTGGCGCCGCAGCAGCTGCGCAGGATGAGGAGGTGACCCGCAGCTATGCAACTAACCTTTCCCTATCGTGA
- a CDS encoding YiaA/YiaB family inner membrane protein produces MAWSSFALALLGMFIGIINLEQLLSVKGYYAVTALFLTMSSFVLQKTIRDNNDDDALQTVHPVQPAPASTELKWEE; encoded by the coding sequence ATGGCATGGAGCTCTTTCGCGCTGGCGCTGTTGGGGATGTTCATCGGGATTATTAACTTGGAGCAGCTGCTTTCCGTCAAAGGGTATTACGCGGTAACGGCATTATTCCTGACTATGTCTTCCTTCGTCCTGCAAAAAACAATTCGTGACAACAACGACGACGACGCGTTGCAGACTGTTCATCCTGTACAGCCTGCACCCGCGTCGACAGAGTTAAAATGGGAAGAATAA
- a CDS encoding nitroreductase family protein, with product MDVKEAIRQRRSVGKLKQDPIAHELIEEILEAAVWAPNHANTEPWRFWVMSGEGRKLLGRGYAEVAVAEAQQASAAAGKSLTTEEEEQLNSASHKKAFRAPLIIAVAVSPSEQRVVPEIEEFAAVHCAVQNMMLTAHALGLGTIWRTGEPTYHPKMKANFGLSGREEMVGFVYIGYPEAVPTKATRVPFATKTQWVTE from the coding sequence ATGGATGTGAAAGAAGCGATTCGCCAGCGGCGCAGCGTGGGGAAGTTGAAGCAGGACCCCATCGCGCATGAGCTGATCGAGGAAATATTAGAAGCTGCCGTCTGGGCGCCGAATCATGCAAACACCGAGCCTTGGCGGTTCTGGGTGATGTCGGGCGAAGGCCGAAAGCTGCTCGGTCGCGGCTACGCCGAGGTTGCTGTGGCGGAAGCACAGCAAGCGAGCGCAGCGGCAGGCAAGTCGCTGACCACCGAAGAGGAAGAGCAGCTGAACAGCGCCAGCCACAAAAAAGCGTTCCGCGCGCCGCTCATCATCGCCGTTGCGGTATCGCCGTCCGAGCAGCGCGTCGTGCCTGAGATTGAAGAATTTGCCGCGGTGCATTGCGCGGTGCAAAATATGATGCTGACGGCGCACGCGCTCGGCCTGGGCACGATTTGGCGGACGGGCGAACCTACGTATCATCCGAAAATGAAAGCGAACTTCGGCCTCTCTGGCCGAGAAGAGATGGTCGGCTTCGTCTATATCGGTTACCCCGAGGCGGTGCCGACGAAGGCGACTCGGGTGCCTTTTGCAACGAAGACACAGTGGGTGACGGAGTAA
- the xylA gene encoding xylose isomerase, whose product MSYFDNIQPIKYEGPTSTNPLSFKFYNPDQVILGKTMREHMRFAVAYWHSFSANGSDPFGAGTNIRAWDKYDGMELAKARVDACFELLNILDVDYFAFHDRDIAYEGATLQETNAILDEIVGLIKDKMASTGKKLLWNTANMFTNPRFVHGAATSNNAEVFAYAAAQVKKALDHAKELGAENYVFWGGREGYETLLNTDLGLELDNLARFLHMAVAYAKEIGYTGQFLIEPKPKEPSKHQYDFDAATTLSFLQKYDLLPYFKLNLEANHATLAGHTFEHELRVARINGVLGSIDANQGDLLLGWDTDEFPTDLYSTTMAMYEILLNEGGIGRGGVNFDAKVRRTSFEPVDVVYAHIAGMDAFARGLQVAAKLIEDKVFDNILDTRYASFKTGIGADIVSGKADFKSLEAYALANNGPIVNQSGRLELIKATVNQYLTNA is encoded by the coding sequence ATGAGCTACTTTGATAACATCCAACCGATTAAGTACGAAGGCCCGACATCTACGAATCCGCTTTCTTTTAAATTTTATAACCCTGATCAAGTTATTCTAGGCAAAACAATGCGCGAACATATGCGCTTCGCAGTCGCTTACTGGCACTCCTTCTCCGCTAATGGCTCCGATCCATTCGGTGCAGGTACGAACATCCGTGCATGGGACAAATACGACGGTATGGAACTCGCCAAAGCTCGCGTTGACGCTTGCTTCGAGCTTCTAAACATTCTTGATGTGGACTACTTTGCTTTCCACGATCGCGACATCGCGTATGAAGGCGCAACGCTGCAAGAAACGAACGCAATTCTCGACGAAATCGTCGGTCTGATCAAAGACAAAATGGCTTCTACAGGCAAAAAATTGCTTTGGAACACAGCCAATATGTTCACGAACCCGCGTTTTGTGCACGGGGCAGCAACGTCCAACAATGCCGAAGTGTTCGCTTATGCAGCCGCACAAGTGAAGAAAGCATTGGATCATGCGAAAGAGCTCGGCGCTGAAAACTACGTGTTCTGGGGCGGACGCGAAGGGTATGAAACTTTGTTGAATACAGACCTAGGTCTTGAGCTCGACAACTTGGCTCGCTTCCTGCACATGGCGGTTGCTTATGCCAAAGAAATCGGCTACACAGGTCAATTCCTGATCGAGCCTAAACCGAAAGAGCCTTCCAAGCACCAATACGATTTCGATGCAGCAACTACCCTTTCATTCTTGCAAAAATACGACCTGCTTCCTTACTTCAAATTGAACCTGGAAGCGAACCATGCGACACTTGCGGGTCACACTTTCGAGCACGAGCTTCGCGTAGCACGCATCAACGGTGTGCTTGGCTCTATCGATGCGAACCAAGGTGACTTGCTGCTTGGCTGGGATACAGATGAGTTCCCAACTGACCTGTACTCCACAACAATGGCAATGTACGAAATCCTATTGAACGAAGGCGGCATCGGCCGTGGCGGTGTGAACTTCGACGCGAAGGTTCGCCGTACATCCTTCGAGCCAGTTGACGTGGTGTATGCGCACATCGCTGGGATGGACGCATTCGCGCGCGGCTTGCAAGTTGCAGCGAAACTGATCGAAGACAAAGTATTCGATAACATCCTAGATACACGTTACGCTTCCTTCAAAACGGGCATCGGCGCAGACATCGTTTCTGGCAAAGCCGACTTCAAATCACTAGAAGCTTACGCGCTTGCGAACAACGGACCAATCGTGAACCAATCCGGCCGTTTGGAATTGATCAAAGCAACTGTGAATCAGTACCTGACGAACGCTTAA
- a CDS encoding DinB family protein gives MINLDISTILRYKEFTEWTDTLQDVQESMWLQPMTEGKASVGEVISHLKNWDAYLIETIIPAIKYGEGMIFPDFDSFNKLAYEYAKSGISKDRLLEEFKATRLQLVEMLLAAPDLVAKHVTVNGVATCPHTGTPYSLLYIIHEFNDHDNHHKNQIAANLK, from the coding sequence ATGATTAACTTGGATATAAGTACGATCCTTCGGTATAAAGAATTTACAGAGTGGACGGATACCTTGCAGGATGTGCAAGAGAGCATGTGGCTGCAACCTATGACTGAGGGAAAAGCTTCAGTGGGAGAGGTAATATCGCATCTTAAAAACTGGGATGCTTACCTCATCGAAACGATTATACCTGCGATTAAATATGGTGAAGGCATGATATTCCCAGATTTCGATTCATTTAACAAATTAGCTTATGAATATGCCAAATCGGGAATTTCTAAAGATCGTTTGCTCGAAGAATTTAAGGCAACCCGCCTTCAACTGGTTGAAATGCTGTTAGCCGCACCTGACCTAGTTGCTAAACATGTTACCGTGAACGGGGTAGCAACTTGCCCTCACACTGGCACACCCTATTCCTTGCTTTACATCATTCATGAATTTAACGATCACGATAACCATCATAAAAATCAAATTGCAGCTAATTTGAAATAA
- a CDS encoding glycoside hydrolase family 18 protein, translating into MQIHVVQKGQTLYGISQAYGLTVEEIASANELTPSQTLVIGQALVIPIVGSYYWVQPGEGLYRIAHKLGVDLHTLASINGLTAYQSLPVGFRLYIPPTPRTQAEVNAYIEPRGNDVSPVLVQAAREAAPHLTYLAPFSFRIKRDGSLVQPPLDDLPEIAKNSGVTLMMVVTNLENDQFSAELGHIILTDQTVQNHLLQNIETTADQLGFKDIHFDIEHLLPTDREAYNAFLRKATERFHRKGYLVSTALAPKTSATQAGAWYEAHDYKAHGQIVDFVIIMTYEWGYSGGPAMAVSPIGPVRKVLEYARSEMPSSKIMMGQNLYGYDWTLPYVKGGAYAKAISPQTAIDLARRFNAQILYDYSAQAPHFNYWDDEGKEHSVWFEDARSIDAKFRLIKELSLRGISYWKLGLRFPQNWLLLEDHFKVVKRG; encoded by the coding sequence ATGCAAATTCACGTTGTCCAGAAGGGACAGACGTTATATGGCATTTCGCAAGCCTATGGCTTGACGGTTGAGGAAATAGCCTCGGCGAATGAGTTGACACCTAGTCAAACGTTGGTCATCGGACAGGCATTGGTGATCCCGATTGTCGGTTCGTATTACTGGGTTCAGCCTGGTGAAGGACTTTATCGCATTGCGCATAAGCTAGGCGTCGACCTCCATACACTTGCTTCGATAAATGGACTTACCGCCTACCAATCGCTGCCTGTTGGGTTCCGTTTGTATATTCCGCCGACTCCGCGCACACAAGCGGAAGTCAACGCCTACATCGAACCCCGCGGCAACGATGTGTCCCCCGTCTTGGTTCAAGCGGCTCGTGAAGCAGCGCCTCACTTAACGTACTTAGCTCCCTTTTCTTTCCGCATCAAACGCGATGGCAGCTTAGTCCAGCCGCCTCTTGATGATTTACCTGAAATCGCAAAAAATTCTGGCGTCACTCTCATGATGGTCGTCACGAACCTGGAGAATGACCAATTCAGCGCAGAGCTGGGCCACATCATCCTTACCGATCAAACGGTTCAAAATCACCTCCTCCAGAACATCGAAACGACGGCCGATCAACTAGGCTTTAAAGATATTCATTTTGACATCGAACATTTGCTGCCGACTGATCGTGAGGCCTATAATGCCTTCCTGCGCAAAGCTACGGAACGCTTTCACCGCAAGGGATATCTCGTTTCCACTGCGCTCGCGCCCAAAACAAGTGCAACCCAAGCAGGGGCATGGTATGAAGCCCACGACTATAAGGCGCATGGTCAGATTGTGGATTTTGTCATCATCATGACGTATGAATGGGGCTACAGCGGCGGACCAGCGATGGCGGTTTCACCAATCGGTCCTGTGCGCAAGGTGCTCGAGTATGCACGCAGTGAAATGCCATCTTCGAAGATCATGATGGGCCAGAACTTGTACGGCTACGACTGGACACTGCCCTATGTCAAAGGCGGCGCCTATGCCAAAGCGATTTCCCCTCAGACGGCGATTGATTTGGCTCGTAGATTTAACGCCCAAATTTTATACGACTACTCGGCACAGGCGCCTCATTTTAACTATTGGGACGACGAGGGCAAAGAACATAGCGTATGGTTTGAGGATGCGCGCTCTATTGATGCGAAATTCCGTTTAATTAAAGAGCTTAGCCTTCGCGGCATCAGCTATTGGAAGCTCGGTCTCCGGTTCCCGCAAAACTGGCTGCTCCTTGAGGATCATTTTAAAGTCGTCAAACGTGGTTGA
- a CDS encoding energy-coupling factor transporter transmembrane component T family protein, with protein sequence MQLTFPYRETWVHRVNPGVKLILAIALFIVVVFTHHLMTMLILTVGALLPLALLSGHPYKRLLLYASPFLLIFVSSSLGMMMFGKGETEWFHFGIVRITEESFYRGIHLGLRGTQVAAVGLLFSLTTRPVALFYAMMQQWNVAPKYAYSFLAALRMLPVMLEELQTLRYAIQIRGNNTRRNPLTSWYSTMRMIAIPLLAQSIRRAHRTAVAMEAKRFSMSRKRTYYYVSSYSRLDIYYIAYWLLLLAGTHGLAAIWPFLGGVDVR encoded by the coding sequence ATGCAACTAACCTTTCCCTATCGTGAAACGTGGGTGCATCGGGTTAATCCTGGTGTGAAGCTGATCCTGGCGATCGCGCTGTTCATTGTTGTGGTCTTTACGCATCATTTGATGACGATGCTGATTTTGACGGTTGGCGCATTGCTTCCGTTAGCGCTGCTCTCGGGTCATCCCTACAAGCGTTTGTTGTTGTATGCATCGCCGTTTTTGTTGATATTCGTGTCCTCCTCGCTCGGGATGATGATGTTCGGAAAGGGTGAAACCGAGTGGTTCCACTTCGGCATCGTCCGCATCACCGAGGAGAGCTTTTACCGCGGTATCCACCTAGGACTCCGCGGAACGCAGGTTGCTGCCGTGGGCTTGCTGTTCAGCTTAACCACACGGCCTGTCGCGTTATTCTACGCGATGATGCAGCAGTGGAACGTTGCGCCGAAGTACGCATACAGCTTCCTGGCTGCGCTGCGGATGCTGCCTGTCATGCTCGAGGAGCTTCAGACGCTGCGCTACGCGATCCAAATTCGAGGCAACAACACGCGGCGCAATCCGCTCACATCGTGGTACAGCACGATGCGAATGATTGCGATTCCGCTGCTTGCTCAAAGCATTCGCCGCGCCCACCGCACGGCGGTGGCGATGGAAGCGAAGCGTTTTTCCATGAGTCGCAAACGCACCTATTATTATGTATCCTCGTACTCGAGGCTAGACATCTATTACATCGCCTACTGGCTCCTGCTCCTCGCAGGGACTCACGGGCTGGCGGCGATTTGGCCGTTTCTAGGCGGTGTAGATGTGCGTTAA
- a CDS encoding class I SAM-dependent methyltransferase, whose product MDARNATSHSPHDHTDAELQRLKEHALLGWDKEYRTLKWFGLENGMKILEVGSGRGFVTEKLLDHLPQSEITSLDIDDASLTKAKAMLSHIPESRLTFIRSSVYETTLPDNQYDFAIARLLFLHLHDPLQAALEIKRVLKPGGKLVIIDIDDGIFGALQPDLEVLPSILKKLGQLTASRGGNRRIGRGLPRLLANSGFTNIDMESVVQHSDLHGIEGFIRKLDIGRFGGLYMKGVIAQEEFEELAKSYDTFVESPDAHAMMIFFMACGTKP is encoded by the coding sequence ATGGACGCACGTAACGCAACATCTCACTCTCCACATGATCATACTGATGCAGAATTGCAACGTTTAAAGGAACATGCGTTACTCGGCTGGGATAAAGAATATCGCACCCTGAAATGGTTTGGACTCGAAAATGGCATGAAAATCTTAGAGGTTGGAAGCGGTAGAGGTTTCGTTACTGAAAAATTACTAGATCACCTGCCCCAAAGTGAGATAACGTCACTCGATATCGATGATGCTTCACTCACCAAGGCTAAAGCGATGTTAAGTCATATTCCTGAATCCCGACTTACGTTTATCCGATCATCTGTTTACGAGACTACACTGCCTGACAATCAGTATGACTTTGCTATTGCGCGCTTATTATTTCTTCATTTACATGATCCCTTGCAGGCAGCCCTGGAAATTAAACGCGTACTCAAACCAGGCGGCAAGCTAGTAATTATTGATATTGATGATGGGATTTTTGGGGCTTTGCAGCCCGACTTGGAGGTTCTACCTTCTATCTTGAAAAAATTAGGACAACTCACCGCTTCAAGAGGCGGAAACAGACGGATTGGCAGAGGCTTGCCGCGCCTATTAGCCAATTCAGGTTTTACTAACATAGATATGGAATCAGTTGTTCAACATAGTGATCTGCACGGCATTGAAGGATTCATACGCAAACTGGATATTGGCCGATTTGGCGGCCTGTATATGAAAGGGGTTATCGCCCAGGAAGAGTTCGAAGAATTAGCGAAATCCTATGACACCTTTGTTGAATCGCCAGACGCTCATGCCATGATGATATTCTTTATGGCTTGTGGGACTAAGCCTTGA
- a CDS encoding carbohydrate kinase, with amino-acid sequence MDREQQILALIRQNPFISQQDMAEIIGISRSAVAGYIAALTKKGTIRGRAYITSGDEGRVFCIGGANLDSKARSKQSIRLSSSNPVTLTESCGGVARNIAEALAGLGCPTALLTVVGDDKAGQWVLDETRRRGVDVSPSIVLKGEKTGAYTALLDPSGEMFLGFANMDIYDKFTPETLRDKWAHISTAELVIADTNLPSEALEELIRRCQADHIPLFLDPVSSEKAKKLPTDLTGITAIFPNLEEAVQLALPPQTMHQDVVHMRQLDQDQMAIAHAIRARGVQHVFITKGSEGVLYVGEEGEQLIPPIPTQVVEVTGAGDAFLAGIAYGILHQQTYLKACEYGLAAAHITLQTSQSVSSELNEERLVHTIQTMTKGV; translated from the coding sequence ATGGATCGCGAACAGCAAATACTTGCGCTTATCCGTCAAAATCCTTTTATTTCTCAACAGGACATGGCCGAAATTATCGGGATCTCTCGCTCCGCCGTGGCGGGCTATATCGCTGCACTGACCAAGAAAGGAACCATTCGCGGCAGGGCCTACATCACGTCAGGTGACGAAGGTCGAGTCTTCTGTATCGGCGGCGCCAACCTGGACAGCAAGGCTCGGAGCAAACAATCCATTCGCTTGTCCTCTTCCAACCCTGTCACCTTAACGGAGTCCTGCGGCGGGGTGGCACGCAATATCGCGGAGGCGCTAGCTGGATTAGGCTGCCCGACCGCACTGCTAACCGTCGTTGGCGATGACAAAGCGGGGCAGTGGGTGCTGGACGAAACGAGACGCCGAGGCGTGGATGTCAGTCCCTCCATTGTGCTGAAGGGTGAAAAAACCGGCGCTTATACAGCCCTGCTCGACCCTTCTGGCGAGATGTTTCTCGGTTTTGCCAATATGGACATTTACGATAAATTCACCCCTGAGACGCTTCGGGACAAATGGGCTCATATTTCCACCGCAGAGCTTGTCATTGCGGACACGAACCTGCCGAGTGAAGCCTTGGAGGAGCTCATTCGTCGCTGTCAGGCGGACCACATTCCGCTTTTCCTCGACCCTGTTTCCTCTGAAAAAGCGAAGAAGCTGCCAACCGATTTAACGGGGATTACGGCTATTTTTCCAAACCTTGAAGAGGCGGTTCAGCTCGCACTCCCACCCCAAACGATGCATCAAGATGTCGTTCACATGCGCCAGCTTGATCAAGATCAAATGGCGATCGCTCACGCGATTCGTGCGCGCGGGGTCCAGCATGTCTTCATCACGAAAGGGAGCGAAGGCGTTCTCTATGTGGGCGAAGAAGGCGAACAGCTCATCCCGCCGATTCCGACGCAAGTTGTCGAGGTGACGGGGGCCGGCGATGCTTTTTTAGCTGGAATCGCTTATGGCATTCTCCATCAACAAACGTATCTTAAAGCGTGTGAATACGGCCTCGCCGCTGCGCATATTACACTACAAACTAGCCAATCCGTGTCCAGCGAGTTGAACGAGGAACGTTTAGTGCACACCATCCAGACCATGACCAAAGGAGTTTAG